A window from Sinorhizobium fredii encodes these proteins:
- a CDS encoding universal stress protein, translated as MYRKIIVPIAMDQLEHGESVLGIAEKLIDEGGEIILLNVVEDLNAYAQGYMIVDFPLEMIEESRKHAVKTLDALKTKHGIKGRIEIRTGGAAGTINALAKEENADLVIIASHRPGLIDYFIGSTASRVVSHCPCAVLVDR; from the coding sequence ATGTACAGGAAGATTATCGTCCCGATCGCGATGGATCAGCTCGAACACGGTGAATCCGTTCTCGGCATCGCCGAAAAGCTGATCGATGAGGGTGGAGAGATCATCCTCCTCAACGTCGTCGAGGACCTCAACGCCTACGCTCAAGGCTACATGATCGTCGATTTCCCGCTCGAGATGATCGAGGAATCGCGCAAGCATGCGGTCAAGACGCTCGACGCGCTGAAGACCAAGCATGGCATCAAGGGACGGATCGAGATCCGCACCGGCGGGGCGGCCGGCACCATCAATGCGCTCGCCAAGGAAGAGAACGCGGACCTGGTGATCATTGCGTCGCACCGTCCGGGGCTGATCGACTATTTCATCGGATCGACCGCCAGCCGCGTCGTCAGCCACTGCCCCTGCGCCGTTCTCGTCGACCGCTAA
- a CDS encoding TraR/DksA family transcriptional regulator has product MDKYALDDFRDKLLRRKDELYGRLVKIEEDLDQPMNADVPDRVTERENDEVLEGLGLAGQGEIRAIDAALDRIAAGTYGICTRCGDPISQERLHAVPHAPLCQTCAAEVASRTR; this is encoded by the coding sequence ATGGACAAATACGCGCTTGATGATTTCCGCGACAAGCTTCTGCGCCGCAAGGACGAGCTCTACGGCCGTCTGGTGAAGATCGAGGAAGATCTGGACCAGCCGATGAATGCCGACGTGCCGGATCGCGTCACAGAACGGGAAAACGATGAAGTGCTCGAAGGGCTGGGGCTCGCCGGCCAGGGCGAGATCCGCGCCATCGATGCGGCGCTCGACCGGATCGCGGCCGGAACCTACGGAATCTGCACCCGCTGCGGAGACCCGATTTCTCAGGAGAGATTGCATGCGGTGCCCCACGCTCCGCTCTGCCAGACTTGCGCCGCCGAAGTCGCCTCGCGCACGCGATGA
- the trhA gene encoding PAQR family membrane homeostasis protein TrhA has protein sequence MDISEFKWTYDRSELIADGIVHGIGLCAALVGVTALIFYATVWSTSGQLAAAWIYGAGLILTLSVSFLYNLYPICRTKWLLRRLDHSAIFVLIAATYTPFLQRGWDDPFLFWMLIGIWAVALLGISIKCLLPGRFDRLAIFLYLAMGWGGVLAAKSLFAALTATTLVLVLIGGIIYSIGIIFHVWERLRFQNAIWHGFVVAGSAVHYSAVLNCISASAVA, from the coding sequence GTGGATATCAGCGAGTTTAAATGGACCTATGACCGGTCGGAGCTGATTGCCGACGGAATTGTTCACGGCATCGGCCTTTGTGCCGCGCTCGTCGGCGTCACAGCCCTCATATTCTATGCGACGGTCTGGAGCACCTCAGGACAGCTTGCCGCTGCGTGGATCTACGGTGCGGGCCTGATCCTCACCCTGTCGGTGTCGTTTCTTTACAATCTCTATCCCATTTGCCGGACGAAGTGGTTGCTGCGCCGCCTGGACCATTCGGCCATTTTCGTGCTGATCGCCGCAACCTATACGCCCTTTCTCCAGCGCGGTTGGGATGATCCGTTCCTGTTTTGGATGCTCATCGGCATATGGGCCGTCGCACTTCTCGGCATCTCGATCAAATGCCTGCTGCCGGGACGGTTCGATCGGCTGGCGATCTTTCTCTATCTCGCCATGGGCTGGGGCGGCGTTCTTGCCGCCAAGTCGCTTTTCGCAGCCCTCACTGCGACGACGCTAGTTCTGGTCCTAATTGGCGGCATCATCTATTCGATCGGTATCATCTTCCATGTCTGGGAGCGGCTTCGCTTTCAGAACGCCATCTGGCACGGCTTCGTGGTCGCCGGATCGGCCGTTCACTATTCCGCCGTCCTCAACTGCATCAGCGCTTCAGCCGTCGCCTGA
- a CDS encoding putative monovalent cation/H+ antiporter subunit A, with protein sequence MEVTALTFLALGLPFAAALVAPGLTRLLGHNAAWVLALAPAAIFLHFLRFLPDVASGEIVTGGYAWIPSFNVSFSWLIDGLSLTFMLLISGIGALIVLYSGGYLKGHPQQGRFFAFILLFMGSMQGLVVSDSFLMLFVFWELTSITSFLLIGFDHAREATRRAALQALVVTGGGGLLLLAGLLILWNVSGVAQLSLLLSFGSEVKESPFYLAALLLVLGGAFTKSAQFPFHFWLPNAMEAPTPVSAYLHSATMVKAGVYLLMRLNPVLGGTPEWQLLLPLFGVTTLVIGAALAVRQTDMKLMLAYTTVASLGLLVMSIGLGSPRAIEAAALYLVAHALFKGALFMVAGILDHETGLRDFTKLGGLRSVMPLTFAIALAAALSMGGLPPFFGFLAKEELYSAFSAPNLRSALFAILAVLGNALMFAVAFAVVLKPFLGPRVNTPKHAHEAPPLLWIGPAVLALKGLSIALLSGLAHRFVSSPTASAIAGEPRTVDISLVPHLGLPLVLSALTVALGVAFYLNLARLRAAMAAILVDIGWGPDRGFDQFMRGLVRLAVAVTRRLQGGRLDVYMTATFSLVAVILLAMPLRYGEFPRAPFFSADVPLHELAIIAIAVGGLFAVVVASDRLTAIVSLGIQGFAVAVIYLLYGAPDLSFTQFMVETLSVVVLALVMTRLRLSPADHRPLPEKARDATIALACGLGFALFLLRATAVPFDRSLTDFFNLYSKSVAHGANVVNVIIVDFRGTDTLGEIAVVMITGLAILALVRLRAGSLKRAVVAEADETAVEERA encoded by the coding sequence ATGGAAGTCACGGCACTAACATTTCTGGCGCTCGGCCTTCCCTTCGCTGCGGCCCTTGTCGCACCCGGCCTGACCAGGCTCCTCGGGCACAATGCCGCCTGGGTCCTGGCCCTTGCTCCCGCGGCAATCTTTTTGCATTTCCTGCGCTTCCTTCCGGACGTCGCGAGCGGCGAAATCGTGACAGGCGGCTATGCGTGGATACCGTCTTTCAATGTCAGCTTTTCCTGGCTGATCGACGGTTTGTCGCTGACCTTCATGCTGCTGATTTCCGGTATCGGAGCGCTCATCGTTCTCTATTCGGGCGGCTATTTGAAAGGGCACCCGCAACAGGGCCGTTTCTTCGCCTTCATCCTCCTGTTCATGGGATCGATGCAGGGACTCGTCGTCTCCGACAGTTTCCTGATGCTGTTCGTCTTCTGGGAATTGACGTCGATTACCTCCTTCCTGCTGATCGGCTTCGACCACGCCCGCGAGGCCACGCGCCGCGCCGCGCTGCAGGCGCTGGTCGTCACCGGCGGAGGCGGTCTTCTGCTGCTCGCCGGGCTGCTGATCCTTTGGAACGTCAGCGGCGTTGCGCAGCTTTCGCTGCTGCTTTCCTTCGGCTCCGAGGTGAAGGAGAGCCCCTTTTATCTCGCTGCACTGCTGTTGGTCCTCGGCGGTGCCTTCACCAAATCGGCCCAGTTTCCATTTCACTTCTGGCTGCCGAATGCGATGGAGGCGCCGACACCGGTTTCCGCCTATTTGCATTCGGCGACGATGGTGAAGGCAGGCGTCTATCTGTTGATGCGTCTCAATCCAGTCCTCGGCGGAACACCGGAATGGCAGCTCCTTCTGCCGCTCTTCGGTGTGACGACGCTGGTGATCGGCGCGGCGCTCGCGGTGCGCCAGACCGATATGAAGCTGATGCTGGCCTATACCACGGTGGCCTCGCTCGGTCTGCTGGTGATGTCGATCGGGCTCGGCTCGCCCCGCGCGATCGAGGCGGCCGCGCTCTATCTCGTGGCACACGCGCTCTTCAAGGGCGCCCTGTTCATGGTGGCCGGCATCCTCGATCATGAAACCGGATTGCGCGACTTCACGAAGCTCGGCGGCCTGCGTTCGGTCATGCCGCTCACCTTTGCCATTGCCCTTGCCGCTGCGCTCTCCATGGGTGGCCTGCCGCCCTTTTTCGGATTCCTCGCCAAGGAGGAGCTCTATTCCGCCTTCTCCGCGCCGAATTTGCGCTCCGCGCTCTTTGCGATACTGGCTGTCCTCGGCAACGCCCTGATGTTTGCCGTAGCCTTCGCTGTCGTCCTGAAGCCTTTCCTGGGACCGCGCGTGAACACGCCGAAGCATGCCCATGAGGCGCCGCCGCTACTATGGATAGGCCCGGCCGTTCTCGCACTCAAGGGGCTCTCCATCGCGCTCCTGTCGGGTCTCGCCCATCGGTTCGTCTCATCGCCCACCGCCTCGGCGATCGCCGGCGAGCCAAGGACGGTCGACATATCGCTCGTGCCGCATCTTGGTCTGCCGCTCGTGCTTTCGGCCTTGACGGTGGCGCTCGGCGTCGCCTTCTACCTCAATCTCGCCCGCTTGCGCGCCGCGATGGCGGCGATCCTCGTCGACATCGGCTGGGGGCCCGATCGGGGCTTCGACCAATTCATGCGTGGTCTCGTGCGCCTTGCCGTCGCCGTCACTCGGCGCCTGCAGGGCGGCCGCCTCGACGTCTATATGACCGCCACCTTCTCGCTGGTTGCGGTCATTCTCTTGGCAATGCCGCTGCGATACGGTGAGTTCCCGCGCGCCCCGTTCTTCTCCGCGGACGTTCCGCTGCACGAGCTTGCGATCATCGCGATCGCCGTCGGCGGTCTCTTCGCCGTCGTGGTTGCTTCCGACCGCCTCACCGCGATCGTCTCGCTCGGCATTCAAGGCTTCGCAGTCGCCGTCATCTACCTGCTCTATGGGGCGCCGGACCTGTCTTTCACCCAATTCATGGTCGAAACGCTGTCGGTCGTCGTGTTGGCGCTGGTGATGACCCGGCTGCGGCTCTCGCCTGCCGACCATCGGCCACTCCCCGAGAAAGCGCGCGACGCGACGATCGCGCTTGCCTGCGGCCTCGGCTTCGCCCTGTTTCTGCTGCGGGCCACGGCCGTACCCTTCGACCGGTCGCTCACGGACTTCTTCAACCTCTATTCGAAGTCGGTTGCGCACGGGGCGAATGTCGTCAACGTCATTATCGTCGATTTCCGCGGCACCGACACGCTCGGGGAAATTGCCGTGGTGATGATTACCGGCCTTGCGATCCTGGCGCTCGTGCGGCTGAGGGCCGGTTCGCTGAAGCGCGCCGTCGTCGCGGAGGCCGATGAGACGGCGGTGGAGGAACGGGCATGA
- a CDS encoding Na(+)/H(+) antiporter subunit B — translation MKSVIFRTLAPVLTSLMMLFSIFVLLRGHNEPGGGFIGGLIAVSALAIYGMAHGVETVRRAIFFHPMAIAGAGLLAATSAGLIAIFAGVPFMTGLWIYPAVFGLEVPLSTVLLFDSGVYLVVVGAISSIALSLEERGGE, via the coding sequence ATGAAGTCGGTGATCTTCCGCACGCTCGCCCCGGTCCTGACGAGCTTGATGATGCTCTTTTCCATCTTCGTGCTGCTGCGCGGCCACAACGAGCCGGGCGGCGGTTTCATCGGCGGTTTAATCGCCGTTTCGGCCTTGGCGATCTATGGCATGGCGCACGGTGTCGAGACGGTCAGGCGGGCCATCTTCTTCCACCCGATGGCAATCGCCGGGGCCGGGCTCCTCGCTGCCACCTCTGCCGGCCTGATCGCGATCTTCGCAGGCGTCCCGTTCATGACCGGACTTTGGATCTATCCGGCCGTTTTCGGCCTCGAGGTCCCGCTTTCGACCGTGCTGCTCTTCGACAGCGGCGTTTACCTGGTCGTCGTGGGCGCCATCAGTTCGATCGCGCTGTCGCTCGAAGAGCGGGGAGGGGAGTGA
- a CDS encoding Na+/H+ antiporter subunit C — translation MEAWFALLVGVFFTVAVYLMLSKFIIRVLLGVAVLGNAVNLLIFTGGRLTREVPPIIPEGAKSLAAPAANALPQALILTAIVISFSFFAFLLVLSWRAYSDLATDNTDEMRVAEPADEPLPPLGY, via the coding sequence ATGGAGGCTTGGTTTGCCTTACTGGTCGGCGTCTTCTTCACTGTTGCCGTCTACCTGATGCTCTCGAAATTCATCATCCGCGTGCTCTTGGGTGTCGCAGTGCTCGGCAATGCGGTGAATTTGCTGATCTTCACCGGAGGTCGGCTGACGCGGGAGGTGCCGCCGATCATACCCGAAGGGGCCAAGTCGCTGGCTGCGCCGGCGGCCAACGCGCTTCCCCAGGCGTTGATCCTGACGGCGATCGTCATTTCCTTTTCCTTCTTCGCCTTCCTGCTCGTCCTCTCCTGGCGCGCCTATAGCGACCTTGCGACCGACAACACGGACGAAATGCGCGTTGCCGAACCGGCGGACGAGCCGCTCCCTCCGCTTGGATACTGA
- a CDS encoding Na+/H+ antiporter subunit D translates to MAATISPSVDLSAALVAAPPTLAEWLVILPVAWCLAIGALLVMLRRPIGLHPTIAMSGLAGLLLIDGLLLREIAENGPLTMVMGRWLPPFGIAFTADLTGALFAFAAALVALVAGVFSLADINDSGRRYGFYPLLMLLMAGVSGAFLTGDIFNLYVWFEVLLISSFGLLVLGSEPEQIDGTVKYGFLNLVATTLFLIATGYLYAVFGTLNMADVATKAEALRDRAPLMTLTGLFMLAFAMKAAAFPVNFWLPASYHTPRVAVSALFAGLLTKVGIYALVRVMVMLFPVEREELSFILAVAGALTMIVGVLGALAQTDFRRILGYLIVSGIGSMLAGIAVGGPGGIGGVIFYALHSMLVMTGLYFASGIAMRLGASSSIAALAGLYRRHVGFAALTLMLCFAVSGLPPFSGFWPKVMLVKAALDIGAWWLAAALLLAGFLTMIVTGRLFLLAFWREAPPADGEAVSLSPAAFGPLAVLTGLTLLIGLYPEPLLAVIQDAAAGLAEPSAYVNSVFPEGGPQ, encoded by the coding sequence ATGGCCGCTACGATCTCCCCTTCCGTCGATCTTTCCGCTGCGCTCGTTGCCGCGCCGCCCACGCTTGCCGAATGGTTGGTGATCCTGCCGGTCGCCTGGTGCCTCGCGATCGGTGCGCTGCTGGTCATGCTGCGCCGCCCGATCGGCCTCCATCCGACCATTGCCATGAGCGGTCTCGCCGGGCTCTTGCTGATCGATGGGCTGCTGCTCAGGGAGATCGCCGAGAACGGTCCGCTGACCATGGTTATGGGGCGCTGGCTGCCTCCCTTCGGCATCGCCTTCACTGCCGACCTGACCGGGGCCTTGTTCGCCTTTGCCGCGGCGCTTGTAGCGCTGGTCGCCGGCGTCTTCTCGCTTGCCGATATCAACGACAGCGGCCGCCGCTACGGCTTTTATCCGTTGCTGATGTTGCTGATGGCCGGCGTCTCGGGCGCCTTTCTGACCGGCGACATCTTCAATCTTTACGTCTGGTTCGAGGTGCTGCTGATCTCGTCCTTCGGCCTTCTCGTCCTGGGCTCCGAGCCTGAGCAGATAGACGGCACGGTGAAATACGGCTTCCTCAATCTCGTCGCCACGACGCTGTTCCTGATAGCGACCGGCTATCTCTACGCCGTTTTCGGCACGCTCAACATGGCTGACGTCGCTACGAAGGCCGAGGCATTGCGCGACCGCGCGCCGCTGATGACGCTCACCGGGCTGTTCATGCTCGCCTTTGCCATGAAAGCGGCCGCCTTCCCGGTGAATTTCTGGCTGCCGGCTTCCTACCATACCCCCCGCGTCGCCGTCTCCGCGCTCTTTGCAGGCCTGCTGACGAAGGTCGGGATCTATGCGCTGGTGCGGGTGATGGTCATGCTTTTCCCGGTCGAAAGGGAGGAGCTGAGCTTCATCCTCGCGGTCGCCGGGGCGCTGACGATGATCGTCGGCGTGCTCGGCGCTTTGGCGCAGACGGATTTCCGCCGCATTCTCGGCTACCTCATTGTCTCCGGCATCGGCTCGATGCTCGCCGGTATCGCCGTCGGCGGACCGGGCGGCATTGGGGGTGTCATCTTTTATGCGCTGCATTCCATGCTCGTGATGACCGGCCTTTACTTCGCCTCGGGGATCGCCATGCGCCTCGGCGCGAGTTCCTCGATTGCGGCGCTCGCCGGTCTCTATCGCCGGCATGTCGGATTTGCCGCTCTTACCCTGATGCTGTGTTTCGCCGTCTCTGGCCTGCCTCCCTTTTCCGGTTTTTGGCCGAAGGTCATGCTCGTAAAGGCAGCTCTCGATATCGGCGCCTGGTGGCTCGCCGCCGCGCTTCTCCTTGCCGGGTTCCTGACAATGATCGTCACCGGCCGCCTTTTCCTTCTGGCGTTTTGGCGCGAGGCTCCACCTGCGGACGGCGAGGCGGTATCGCTGTCGCCCGCGGCATTCGGCCCGCTAGCCGTGCTCACCGGGCTCACTTTGTTGATCGGCCTTTATCCCGAGCCGCTGCTGGCGGTAATCCAGGACGCGGCGGCGGGGCTCGCAGAGCCGTCGGCCTATGTGAACTCGGTCTTCCCGGAAGGTGGGCCGCAATGA
- a CDS encoding Na+/H+ antiporter subunit E: MKFLQINLIFTVIWGAISASFTPANLALGFAVGAVSLWLIRRELQPVTYPLRPLRLTLLAALFFKELAVSAVKVAILVLRSRMGLKPGILAYPLTAKSDFEITLLANLITLTPGTLSVDISEDRKTLYVHALDCADPGALRQDIARGFERRIREAFER, translated from the coding sequence ATGAAATTCCTGCAGATCAACCTGATTTTCACCGTTATTTGGGGTGCCATCAGCGCCAGTTTCACGCCAGCGAACCTCGCGCTCGGCTTTGCTGTCGGCGCTGTGTCCCTGTGGCTGATCCGCCGCGAGCTGCAGCCCGTCACCTATCCGCTGAGACCATTGCGGCTGACGCTGTTGGCGGCTCTGTTCTTCAAGGAGCTGGCCGTATCGGCGGTCAAGGTGGCCATTCTCGTCCTGCGCTCCCGGATGGGCCTGAAGCCCGGGATCCTCGCCTATCCGCTGACCGCCAAGAGCGATTTCGAGATTACTCTGCTTGCCAATCTCATCACGCTGACGCCCGGCACGCTTTCCGTCGACATATCCGAGGACCGCAAGACCCTTTATGTGCACGCGCTCGATTGTGCCGATCCGGGTGCGTTGCGCCAGGATATTGCACGCGGCTTCGAGCGGCGCATTCGGGAGGCTTTCGAACGATGA
- a CDS encoding cation:proton antiporter, whose translation MISAILAGATSLALLLLSLALLMTMLRIIRGPTLPDRVLGLDMLVAIAIGFIAVLAIKTRFNLYIDIGIALGLVGFLATVAFARFILTRGLAPEAEQGAAFAKPVLKRGRAPETARRKRRGGR comes from the coding sequence ATGATTTCCGCGATCCTGGCGGGGGCGACCAGCCTTGCGCTTCTGCTCCTCTCGCTCGCGCTGCTGATGACCATGCTGCGCATCATCCGCGGTCCGACATTGCCGGATCGGGTGCTCGGCCTCGACATGCTGGTCGCGATCGCGATCGGGTTCATTGCGGTCCTAGCAATCAAGACCCGCTTCAATCTCTATATCGACATAGGGATCGCCCTCGGCCTGGTCGGCTTCCTGGCAACCGTCGCCTTCGCGCGCTTCATCCTGACACGTGGCCTCGCGCCGGAAGCGGAACAAGGCGCCGCCTTCGCGAAACCAGTCTTGAAGAGGGGCCGGGCTCCCGAGACGGCCCGTCGCAAACGCCGGGGAGGGCGCTGA
- the mnhG gene encoding monovalent cation/H(+) antiporter subunit G has protein sequence MDTFFVAGITILVAILIVAGAGFSLLAALGLLRFPDLYTRMHAASKAGTVGSGLLLVASGLHSLDPAIFVRALAGFVFLVLTAPISAHLLAKAAHQAGYRMTKQSVIDQLPQKEEPRRH, from the coding sequence ATGGACACGTTTTTCGTCGCTGGGATCACAATTCTGGTCGCCATCCTCATCGTCGCAGGCGCAGGCTTTTCGCTGCTCGCGGCGCTTGGCCTCCTGCGCTTCCCGGATCTCTACACGCGCATGCACGCAGCTTCCAAAGCGGGTACCGTCGGTTCCGGCCTGCTGCTCGTCGCCTCCGGGTTGCACTCGCTCGATCCCGCCATTTTCGTTCGCGCGCTTGCCGGTTTCGTATTCCTGGTGCTGACGGCGCCGATCTCGGCCCATTTGCTGGCGAAAGCCGCTCATCAGGCGGGTTACAGGATGACGAAACAATCGGTTATAGATCAGCTCCCACAAAAGGAAGAGCCACGGCGGCATTGA
- the mucR gene encoding exopolysaccharide biosynthesis transcriptional regulator MucR — translation MSENTLGASNELLVELTAEIVAAYVSNHVVPVAELPTLIADVHSALNNTTAPAPVIVPVEKPKPAVSVRKSVQDDQITCLECGGTFKSLKRHLMTHHNLSPEEYREKWDLPADYPMVAPAYAEARSRLAKEMGLGQRRKRRGK, via the coding sequence ATGAGTGAAAATACGCTCGGTGCGAGCAACGAACTCCTGGTTGAACTGACGGCGGAAATCGTTGCCGCCTATGTGAGCAACCACGTCGTTCCGGTTGCCGAGCTGCCGACGCTGATAGCCGACGTTCATTCGGCGCTCAACAATACGACCGCTCCCGCGCCGGTCATCGTGCCGGTCGAGAAGCCGAAGCCGGCGGTCTCCGTGCGCAAGTCCGTGCAGGATGACCAGATCACCTGCCTCGAATGCGGCGGCACGTTCAAGTCGCTGAAGCGCCATTTGATGACCCACCACAATCTCTCTCCGGAAGAGTATCGCGAGAAGTGGGATTTGCCTGCGGATTATCCGATGGTGGCGCCGGCTTATGCGGAAGCCCGATCGCGTCTTGCCAAGGAGATGGGGCTGGGTCAGCGTCGCAAGCGCCGCGGCAAATAA
- a CDS encoding SufE family protein codes for MVSLDQIIDDFAFLDEWEDRYRYVIELGKSLPEMPEAWRTSENKVQGCASQVWLVTHTSGDPDDPVLTFEGESDAHIVRGLVAIALAIFSGKRASEIARTDALDIFGKIGLIEHLSSQRANGLRSMIRRIKGEAETRLPA; via the coding sequence ATGGTTTCACTTGACCAGATCATCGACGACTTCGCCTTTCTCGACGAGTGGGAAGATCGCTACCGCTATGTCATCGAATTGGGCAAGAGCCTGCCGGAGATGCCGGAAGCCTGGAGGACCAGCGAGAACAAGGTTCAGGGCTGTGCCAGTCAGGTGTGGCTGGTAACGCATACGTCCGGCGATCCCGATGATCCGGTCCTGACCTTCGAGGGCGAGTCGGACGCGCACATCGTCCGCGGCCTGGTGGCAATCGCGCTTGCGATCTTTTCGGGCAAGCGCGCCTCGGAGATCGCCAGAACCGATGCTCTCGATATCTTCGGCAAGATCGGCCTTATCGAGCACCTCTCGTCGCAGCGTGCCAACGGTCTGCGGTCGATGATCCGGAGAATCAAGGGCGAGGCCGAGACGCGCCTGCCCGCGTAA
- a CDS encoding DUF5330 domain-containing protein: MWFLVKAAFWFSLVLVLLPFLDPSSGAKLENGPKVEIGDTFSAANEAFQYISAICIQKPDVCTKGAETFVALGHRAREGARIAYEFLDSQFAEAEAPDAKVMTGTVAPAESLLAVEPANEAMPVFKRTPVPEKRLDPKATSAK; encoded by the coding sequence ATGTGGTTTCTCGTAAAGGCGGCGTTCTGGTTCTCGCTCGTGCTCGTGCTGCTGCCCTTCCTTGATCCGTCGAGCGGCGCCAAGCTGGAAAACGGACCGAAGGTGGAGATCGGCGACACCTTCTCCGCCGCCAATGAGGCCTTCCAGTACATCAGTGCGATCTGCATCCAGAAGCCGGACGTCTGCACGAAAGGTGCCGAAACCTTTGTCGCTCTCGGCCATCGCGCCCGTGAGGGTGCGCGCATCGCCTATGAATTCCTCGACAGCCAGTTCGCGGAGGCCGAGGCGCCCGACGCCAAGGTCATGACCGGCACTGTGGCGCCTGCCGAAAGCCTCTTGGCCGTGGAGCCGGCGAACGAAGCCATGCCGGTTTTCAAGCGCACGCCCGTCCCGGAAAAGCGCCTCGACCCCAAGGCGACGTCTGCCAAGTAA
- a CDS encoding sensor histidine kinase — protein MAGKWASRVDEAAAAWLPRRPDGPVAGRHDFKRLRAMAAVSLAVLPIVPLALSTVLPISVALPAGTALWASASLLAAAASLAARRLVPAAQPPGVTDLPDLAAAYDLFAGLVTVHDPRGQVLSVHGRDAADYLKSMRDPHGRGFIEQIHVSDRISFLKAVDALRQDGECSAVDIRLERPSAPADGAQFVHMRCELTPLRDAEGHLMAIIAQSRDVSNEARLRAEVAAKAAHAESANDAKTRFLAAVSHELRTPLNAILGFSDVLSGEYFGRLENDRQREYVSLIHRSGTHLLSVVNTMLDVSKIEAGRYELVPEPFRVADAIDACEAMLSHQAREKGVRLTSRVMRSVGEINADQRAVQQILINLVGNAVKFTEKGGLVTVDAEVEGVMLKLTVSDTGIGIAEDKLDMLGQPFVQIQNDYTRRYEGTGLGLSLVRGLVELHGGRISIRSSEGEGTVVVVTIPRDGTGICERQQVSIGGTVEFPPRLKLRDEKASELRLQAEASEGTVKERRHGAAQAKTA, from the coding sequence ATGGCTGGCAAATGGGCATCCCGTGTGGATGAAGCCGCCGCAGCATGGTTGCCGCGCCGTCCGGATGGGCCCGTTGCAGGACGCCATGATTTCAAACGACTGCGCGCCATGGCTGCCGTTTCGCTGGCGGTGCTGCCGATCGTGCCGCTCGCCCTGTCGACGGTCCTGCCCATTTCCGTGGCCCTGCCGGCGGGGACGGCGCTCTGGGCGTCGGCCTCTTTGCTGGCCGCCGCCGCAAGTCTCGCAGCGCGCCGCCTAGTGCCGGCGGCGCAGCCGCCCGGCGTGACCGACCTGCCCGATCTCGCTGCCGCCTACGATCTCTTTGCCGGTCTCGTCACCGTTCACGATCCGCGTGGGCAGGTGCTGTCCGTTCACGGCCGCGATGCCGCCGACTATTTGAAGTCGATGCGCGATCCGCACGGACGCGGCTTCATCGAGCAGATCCACGTATCCGACCGCATCAGCTTCCTGAAGGCGGTCGATGCTCTGCGCCAGGACGGCGAATGCTCGGCGGTCGATATCCGCCTCGAGCGTCCGTCGGCCCCTGCCGATGGAGCGCAATTCGTGCATATGCGCTGCGAGTTGACGCCCCTTCGCGATGCCGAAGGGCATCTGATGGCGATCATCGCGCAATCCCGAGACGTTTCGAACGAGGCCCGCCTGCGGGCGGAAGTTGCCGCCAAGGCGGCGCATGCCGAATCGGCCAACGATGCCAAGACGCGTTTCCTTGCGGCCGTCAGTCATGAATTGCGCACCCCGCTCAATGCCATTCTCGGCTTTTCGGACGTTCTTTCCGGGGAGTATTTCGGCAGGCTGGAGAACGACCGTCAGCGCGAGTATGTTTCCCTGATTCACCGGTCCGGCACGCATCTGCTTTCCGTCGTCAATACCATGCTCGACGTGAGCAAGATCGAGGCCGGCCGCTACGAACTGGTGCCGGAGCCTTTCCGGGTCGCCGACGCGATTGACGCCTGTGAAGCGATGCTGTCGCATCAGGCGCGCGAAAAGGGTGTGAGGCTGACAAGCCGCGTGATGCGGTCGGTGGGCGAAATCAACGCGGATCAGCGCGCCGTCCAGCAGATCCTCATCAATCTCGTCGGCAACGCCGTGAAGTTCACGGAGAAGGGCGGGCTCGTCACCGTCGATGCGGAGGTCGAAGGCGTGATGCTGAAGCTGACTGTCAGCGATACCGGCATCGGTATTGCTGAAGATAAGCTGGACATGCTCGGCCAACCTTTCGTCCAGATTCAGAATGACTATACCCGCCGCTACGAGGGCACCGGTCTCGGCCTGTCGCTGGTCAGGGGGCTCGTCGAATTGCATGGCGGCAGGATTTCGATCCGCAGTTCGGAAGGCGAGGGGACAGTGGTCGTGGTCACCATACCGCGGGACGGTACCGGAATTTGCGAGCGTCAGCAGGTGAGCATAGGCGGGACTGTGGAGTTTCCGCCGCGACTGAAACTGCGCGACGAAAAGGCGAGCGAGTTGCGATTGCAGGCAGAGGCTTCCGAAGGAACAGTCAAGGAAAGGCGACATGGCGCCGCGCAAGCGAAAACAGCCTGA